A region from the Vanacampus margaritifer isolate UIUO_Vmar chromosome 5, RoL_Vmar_1.0, whole genome shotgun sequence genome encodes:
- the tmem160 gene encoding transmembrane protein 160, with the protein MAFLRLFMRRQLPMAAAHLCRIVARLPVSTRRQLTDKGPWGKSRTPELPPLQQYQLTDLDKADALMLRKSHETGFLSWFRNGLLATGIGVIAYVQSEVGREAAYAFFLLGGACVSFGGASYVGSLLALRRLMLLSVPALLIQGVMVGSVALLWLCAVSLYIGRLEVEIIHEDDEEGEECQECRDRREHRGYHGPPHDTRHHNVDDEDSNGPDK; encoded by the exons ATGGCCTTCCTGCGCTTGTTCATGCGGCGACAGTTGCCCATGGCCGCGGCGCACTTGTGCCGCATCGTCGCGAGGCTGCCGGTTTCCACGCGACGCCAACTCACGGACAAGGGGCCGTGGGGGAAGAGCCGGACACCGGAGCTACCACCACTGCAGCAGTACCAGCTCACAGACCTGGACAAGGCGGACGCTTTG ATGCTGAGGAAGTCTCACGAAACAG GTTTTCTGTCATGGTTCCGAAATGGTCTGCTTGCGACCGGAATCGGCGTCATCGCCTACGTTCAAAGCGAAGTGGGACGAGAGGCAGCATATG CCTTCTTCCTTCTGGGTGGCGCCTGCGTGTCCTTCGGCGGCGCCTCCTACGTGGGCAGCCTGTTGGCCCTGCGGCGACTTATGCTGCTGTCAGTGCCCGCCCTGCTGATCCAGGGGGTCATGGTGGGCAGCGTGGCTCTCCTCTGGCTGTGCGCCGTGTCCCTCTACATCGGCCGCCTGGAGGTGGAGATCATCCACGAGGACGACGAGGAGGGTGAAGAGTGCCAGGAATGCCGCGATAGACGCGAACACAGGGGCTACCATGGGCCGCCCCACGACACGAGGCACCACAACGTTGACGACGAGGACAGCAATGGGCCTGACAAGTAG
- the egln2 gene encoding uncharacterized protein egln2, translating into METLGGTELLKPSSASCKSVAVSAFQERRLSGQELAPTPTEIVYTHPTDMGINGLCGMLVGGPTTDEFLVGLASQSDPRGLTTPIQQCRTGVPLYNGGVASLFVEGTPAGALAHTPNSAQIKRTSGTPMYSLTSRACLLENTDPTVIRWLNNDLRARQQQQKRRGGENRDFGSETFTGSAELEDPVDTVFTSVESDLKRRRLADGSIVHNFSAARLTADCSNSCYGDQLITSQCVTPQTPFSPTVPPAQIIQHNIYQPAILGPPYDYSQISPVEVNGIPTPPPSEVSAWSAERVALQYIVPCMKNYGICVKDNFLGPVLGERVLEEVEVLNQNGKFRGGQLVSQRGIPSRSIRGDQIAWVEGHELGCKNIGTLMSLIDEAIMYSAANGQLGDCVINGRTKAMVACYPGKGAGYVRHVDNPNGDGRCITCIYYLNKNWDVKTQGGVLQIFPEGKNVVANIEPLFDRLLIFWSNRRNPHEVKPAFATRYAITVWYFDAKERAEAKEKYRLATGQKGVQVPVSPNSRT; encoded by the exons ATGGAGACTTTGGGAGGCACGGAGCTTTTAAAGCCAAGCTCTGCCTCCTGCAAATCGGTAGCAGTTTCAGCATTTCAGGAAAGGAGGCTCAGCGGCCAGGAGCTCGCCCCTACGCCAACCGAGATTGTGTACACGCACCCGACAGACATGGGGATCAACGGCTTGTGTGGGATGCTGGTCGGGGGTCCGACTACCGACGAGTTTCTGGTGGGTCTAGCCTCCCAAAGCGACCCGCGTGGACTCACAACCCCGATCCAACAATGCAGAACCGGTGTGCCGCTCTACAACGGTGGCGTAGCGTCTCTTTTTGTGGAAGGAACCCCCGCGGGTGCTTTGGCCCACACACCAAACTCGGCACAAATTAAGAGGACCTCGGGAACCCCTATGTACTCCCTCACCAGCAGAGCCTGTCTGTTAGAGAATACAGACCCTACTGTGATAAGGTGGCTCAATAATGACCTAAGAGCTAGACAGCAACAACAGAAGAGGAGAGGTGGTGAGAACCGGGACTTTGGTTCTGAGACTTTTACCGGGTCAGCAGAGCTGGAGGATCCTGTGGACACCGTTTTTACCTCGGTGGAATCTGACTTGAAGCGAAGGAGATTGGCTGATGGAAGTATTGTTCACAATTTTTCAGCTGCTAGACTGACGGCTGATTGCAGTAATAGTTGCTATGGTGACCAGCTGATTACCAGTCAGTGTGTCACCCCCCAAACACCTTTCAGCCCTACAGTACCCCCAGCCCAAATTATCCAGCACAACATATATCAGCCGGCAATCCTGGGCCCTCCATATGACTACAGTCAGATCTCCCCTGTGGAGGTTAATGGAATCCCAACACCTCCGCCGTCAGAGGTGTCCGCCTGGTCAGCTGAGCGTGTGGCTCTTCAGTACATCGTGCCTTGCATGAAGAACTACGGCATATGCGTGAAGGACAATTTCCTTGGCCCCGTGTTAGGCGAGCGGGTCTTGGAGGAGGTTGAAGTCCTAAATCAGAACGGAAAATTCCGGGGCGGGCAGTTGGTGAGCCAGAGAGGCATTCCCTCTCGGAGCATCCGAGGTGACCAGATTGCCTGGGTGGAAGGACACGAGCTGGGGTGCAAGAACATCGGGACTCTGATGTCTTTGATCGACGAGGCCATCATGTATAGTGCGGCCAATGGACAGCTGGGGGACTGTGTCATCAACGGACGGACTAAG GCAATGGTCGCCTGTTACCCAGGGAAAGGTGCAGGATATGTCCGCCATGTGGATAACCCGAACGGTGACGGCCGCTGTATCACATGTATCTACTATCTCAACAAGAACTGGGATGTCAAG acacaAGGTGGGGTGCTGCAGATCTTCCCCGAAGGTAAAAATGTGGTCGCAAACATCGAGCCCTTGTTTGACCGACTGCTCATCTTCTGGTCGAACCGCCGCAACCCACACGAAGTCAAACCGGCCTTCGCTACTCG CTATGCCATCACAGTCTGGTACTTTGATGCCAAAGAGCGAGCAGAAGCGAAAGAGAAATACAGGCTAG CAACGGGACAGAAAGGTGTTCAAGTGCCTGTCAGTCCGAACAGCAGGACATGA